The Streptomyces uncialis genomic interval CGGCGGGCGGCTCCAAGGTGATGCTCGCCAAGGGCAACCGCTCCCAGCAGGTCACCGACGCGTGCGGCACGCACGGCGGCTTCTACCTCGGCTCCATCGGCGGCCCCGCCGCCCGCCTCGCCCAGGACTGCATCAAGAAGGTCGAGGTCGTGGAGTACGAGGAGCTGGGCATGGAGGCCGTCTGGCGGATCGAGGTCGAGGACTTCCCGGCGTTCATCGTCGTCGACGACAAGGGCAACGACTTCTTCAAGGACCCGGCCCCCGCGCCGACCTTCACGAGCATCCCGGTACGGGGCCCCGGCCTCGGCTGAGCCGCCGCACGGGGGAGCGCCGGCTCCCCCGCCCGGGGCATCTCCGGTGTCCGCCGGCGGTCGGGGGGCAGGGGAATAGCGGGAACAGGACAACCGCTCACCCTTGCGGGAACTCTGACCGACCGGCTCTGGAGGTAGTACCACGATGGCGAGCGCGCACGACGGCGACAAGGGCACGACCAGCGGTGACGACGGCGGGTACCGCGTCGAACACGACTCCATGGGCGAGGTGCGGGTCCCCTCCGGCGCGAAGTGGCGGGCGCAGACCCAGCGGGCCGTGGAGAACTTCCCCATCTCGGGGCAGCGGCTGGAACGCGCCCATATCGAGGCGCTGGCCCGGATCAAGGCCGCCGCGGCGAAGGTCAACGCGGACCTCGGGGTCCTGGAGCGGGACACCGCCGACGCGATCGTGGCCGCCGCGGCGGAGGTCGCCGAGGGCCGCTGGGACGACCAGTTCCCCGTCGATGTGTTCCAGACCGGGTCGGGCACCTCGTCCAACATGAACACCAACGAGGTGCTGGCGACCCTCGCGAGCGAGCGGCTCGGCCGGTCCGTCCATCCGAACGACCATGTGAACGCCTCGCAGTCGTCGAACGACGTGTTCCCGTCCTCGATCCATATCGCCGCCACCGCGGCCGTCACCCGGGACCTGATCCCCGCGCTCGACCATCTCGCCGCCGCGCTGGAGCGCAAGGCGGAGGAGTTCGCGGATGTCGTGAAGTCGGGCCGGACCCACCTCATGGACGCCACCCCCGTCACCCTCGGCCAGGAGTTCGCCGGGTACGCGGCCCAGGTCCGCTACGGCGTGGAGCGGCTGCGGGCCTCGCTGCCGAGGCTCGCGGAGCTGCCGCTGGGCGGTACGGCGGTCGGTACCGGGATCAACACCCCGCCCGGGTTCTCGGCCGCGGTGATCTCCGAGGTCGCCGCCGCGACCGGGCTGCCGCTGACGGAGGCCCGGGACCACTTCGAGGCGCAGGGCGCGCGGGACGGGATCGTCGAGACCAGCGGACAGCTGAAGACCATCGCGGTGGGGCTGACGAAGATCTCCAACGATCTGCGCTGGATGGCCAGCGGGCCCCGGACCGGGCTCGCGGAGATCGTCCTGCCCGATCTCCAGCCCGGGTCGTCGATCATGCCCGGCAAGGTGAACCCGGTGGTCCCCGAGGCGGTGCTGATGGTCGCCGCGCAGGTCATCGGCAACGACACGGCGATCACCGTGGCCGGGGCGTCCGGGAACTTCGAGCTGAACGTGATGCTGCCGGTCATCGCGA includes:
- a CDS encoding class II fumarate hydratase — protein: MASAHDGDKGTTSGDDGGYRVEHDSMGEVRVPSGAKWRAQTQRAVENFPISGQRLERAHIEALARIKAAAAKVNADLGVLERDTADAIVAAAAEVAEGRWDDQFPVDVFQTGSGTSSNMNTNEVLATLASERLGRSVHPNDHVNASQSSNDVFPSSIHIAATAAVTRDLIPALDHLAAALERKAEEFADVVKSGRTHLMDATPVTLGQEFAGYAAQVRYGVERLRASLPRLAELPLGGTAVGTGINTPPGFSAAVISEVAAATGLPLTEARDHFEAQGARDGIVETSGQLKTIAVGLTKISNDLRWMASGPRTGLAEIVLPDLQPGSSIMPGKVNPVVPEAVLMVAAQVIGNDTAITVAGASGNFELNVMLPVIAKNVLESVRLLANAGRLLADRTVDGIVADRERALEYAESSPSVVTPLNKYLGYEEAAKVAKRALAARRTIREVVLEGGYVERGVLTLDQLDAALDVLRMTRP